GCCTcatcaggcagagcagagggaaaggatcacctcccttgacctgctggctacactcTTTAAAGCACCTCAGGATTCCACTGGCATTCTTGGCCACAAGCTAGGTATAGGTTCTGATGCTACCTCCCAGCAAAAAGTCACTAATCTTTACttaccacaaaacaaacaaacaagaatgtataaacaaaacaaaaacaacaaacctgtAAGAGTTCTACAGTTATTGGCAGTGCTGGAATGTTCTGTGGCTGCACTGTATTTTTTCAGAATACAGTTCTTGTCAATTATTCTTAATGCTTTAGGCCACAAACTTACCTCAAGTCTCAACTCAAGTCTGCTTCTAAGAGGAAAACAACTTACCAAGAGAGAAGACAGTTTCTATATAGCCCAGAAACCATATTAATTAGCTACTTGTTTCACTGATAGTGAGCAAGTAGGCAACAATCTTTACAGTGAGACTACAGACATCACATTCTCATTACATTCTCAGAGCAAGGATGATTTGGGGGCACTTCTGCCTGGAAAGAGGCTTAAAGGCTACACCCTCTGAGAGACATTCTGATGTTTACCTTCATATTTGCAAAGGATGTGGGGGGCCTGAGAGAAGCTGTGTGATGAGACTCCAAGTAGCCTGCTCCTCCCAGTCAAGCTGATCAGCCACAGCATCCCAAGGAAGAAACCACAGGCTGCATTCCCCTTCCCTTGTCCTGGCACATACCTGGGGGGCAAGGTACTTAGCAGCATCCATAGGCCACTTCAATACCTTCAGCTATTGAGTCTTGCTGGAGCAACAGCTATTTGGTACGGgtactgtttcctttttaacaaGATAAGCATGACAACTGTAAAATTGTCTCCCTTTGAAAATAGAGTCTAACAGATGTACTCAAAAACAGATCTAAAAAATAATACTCAAAACGCTGGCAAAACTCTTGACCAACATTAGCAATAGCCTGCTAAAGTCAACAACATTCAGTGTACAACCAGTGTTGCAAAGGATACTCATTGTACAGAAGACAGGTATCATTAATTCCTGTTGAGATCCCATTTCCTAAGGGAACTTCTACACCATCAAGGGTTGTAGTGGCTGTTGGATCAGGTGCAGTTTTGCCCAAGcctagaaaaggaaaaaacattagTTAAAAATCTTGAAGGCAGAGATCAGACTTTGCACATAAAGAAAAAGGCTAAGCCAGTCACGTATTACATCCCATATATTGTCACATGCTGACTAAGAGGAAAAATACCTTAAAGAGAACATAAAGGACATTGTCAGTTTATTCATCTCAGCACCACTGTGTTGATAGTAGTTGTACTCTGCTACATTAAAAGAGAATTTTCACTTTTTGCTGTTAGCTTTGTCATACAGATTAGATAATTAGACAGATCAGACTATCCTTATTGCTCCCATATCTTAGCACATACACGTGTAAATTGTAACATTTTCAGGAAGTTTTAATAAATTCTTCCTATTCATTAAATTCCTCAATACAGTTagaatgcactgaaaaaaaatgctagattgtgttttaatatatttcagaaaactCATTTATTAAGTCTCTCAAAATTGAGCATTCAAGAGAAGCCATTCATTACCAAACGCTATCAGTCTTTCCTATCTCTGTGAAGACAGTCATAATTACTATTTCTTGTGCTTGAATTAGAGAATGAAGTTtttttgcacttctttttttaccCCAACTTTTTGCTGCTAGAAGTGTAATGAGAACAGCTATTATATTTGAACTTTTATCCTTAGCCTTTCCCTTCATTGCACACTTCCAACACGCTTTGAAAGCTAAACAATTATTCCTCTGATCTATCAAGCCTCATGCTTCTTCATACTGCATTGCTGTTGAAAATGAGTAAGACAGTGGAGAATACACCTTACTCTGTTGTTCTCATACTATGAGATGAAAGTCTCCTCCTGAACTTCAGGCAGCctattaatttcagttttactttttcAAGCGTACTAACTCTCACCTCAAAACACTCTCTATACATGCATTCAGATGCAATCATAATGCTACATACTATGCAAACTCTTAAGGAATCACAGCTACGAAAAGACTGTAGGTCTCTCCACTGAGAAGAGAGACAGACATAAAGCGACTTTGCCATCAAAAACACATTACCAAAGAATACTTACCTTTCACACTATGTTTGCCCTTGGGCAATTTTGTTATGTGAGAAGCATTCTTCAGCTCATACCTGGATAACACAAAGAATACACAACAGTGTTTGACATTCATCTTAAAATTtcttggtaaaaaaaaaaacaacgttTTTTCAGGCTTCAAAATATGGCGGGTTaatttaaattctatttttctgaAGCTCAGCAGCCTTTTTTATACTTCATCTCAATGACTAATTCTATTGATACCGGCATATACAACATGATTCTAGACTTGCAGCATGTTTTTACACCACCCAACAGTTCTCATGTGAGAAAAAAGGCCaacactgtttttaaagaaatataaagcaCTCTACTTTCACACTGAAGAGGCTTTCAATTTTAACACAAGCTTCTATTATAATACCCTTAAGCATGTTTAGAAAATGCTCCTAATGAGCTACTTACATATTTCCAAGGGCAACTTCTCCCAGTAGTATTAACCCAATTGGATCAGCCTGAGATGTATGACAGTAGTTGGCACTCTTGGACACCATGTCTGCAAAGTAGATGCCCTTCCCAAACATGTAGCCAGTCTGCAGCAAGGGGAGGAgtgaaatgggaaaagagaTTGAAAAATTCATGCAATAATATAGGTAATATAGAGGCAGTACTGAATCCATTTGGCTGAGTTctcaggaaagcaaagctgcaaCTCACACTCTCATGGACACTATACAGCAACCCACTCTGGACACTGAATGCTGTCCTTGTGCTTGGAGATAACACTGGGTCCTCCCCCAAAGAGAAATCCTACTATTCAGACTCTCTCTGACCATGACCACTTCTGGGCACAAGGATGGAGGCAGACAGAGAATCTGTCTGTTGAACATACCACAGGAGCTTCAGGGGGAGCTATCCGGAGACCCTGTGAGAGGATACCAGCAAAGTTGGTGGTGCGGGAGCCGTGCCACAGCAGCTGGCGATTATGAAGCTGCTTAAATGGCTTGTAACGCTGACTCTCTCCTTCACGTTCAATCCTGAAGATCTTCAGTTCAAAAAGGGATAGGAGAAAAAGAACTATTAAGTAAATAAGCCATTATCTTCATGCTAGCAGTCAGGTAAATAGGTCGATCTCTATGAAAATTGATCtcattgtttttcagtgctCATGGCTTGCTGTGTCATGTTCACAAAAGAGGTAGCCTTGATCACACAGGACTGTATTAATCCTTTACcctctcttctgtattttcGTGAGGACCATCACTTCCTAAAAAATCATCTAGGGAACTAAAACCTGATTTCAAGCAACTGCTTTTTAGGCAGCAAATTAaggtgaaattaaaaaaaagcttaagTCTCATCTCTGTCCAGACTTTTCTATACAATAGAATAGTAATTGTTTATCAAAATCTGCCTTCAACAAGGGGAATGAGGTACTCAAAAATACAGTGAAGCCATAAGCAAGTAAATAGACTGATAAAGCTAAGCTGCACAAACTTAAATCCCAGTATTCTATACTTACTTCCACAACTTTGAGGTCATATGCATTGTGAGTAGCAGCATGAGTATTTTTCACATATTGTTTAATAATCTTGGCTTCTTCTGAATCTTTGTCAACCACCTGCAAAGAAGCAAATGAGAAGGTCCTCTAGAATACAAATTCGCAAACTTATTataaaatgaagacatttaCCCAGCGCTCCCCAGTTTAAGCTGCCTCTCTATTTGATCATTTACGTGGAAATTTATTCCCAACTAGAGAATATGTAAAAGTCTACAGAAAGAACTCAACTAGAGAACTGCTGACAGTGGCAACAGAAAGGCACCTCTGGAAACTTACATGACTTTCAATAGCCCTGTTCAAAGTAGGGTTAACTGTAGCAGATTGCTATGGTCTGAGTCCAGTCATGCTTTGCAAAGCTAGAACCCATCagagcctctctgggcaactctcacattagaaaaaataaaataaaataaaaatctctcaCTTCAATTTGTTCctattgcttttcattctgtcaGCATATACTACCAAAATAAAACTAATCTGCCATGATATTCTCTACTCCCTTACCCCACCTGGTATTTATACGCACTGGTAAGATACACCCAAagccttctttcttcctcattaAAAAGCCCAAGGTCTCTATAACATCACCTTGTGCAACACGTGCTCCAGCACCATAGCCACCTTGGTGGCCCTTCTTCAAACTCATGCCAGTGCATCTGTCCACTCTAAGCTTAGCTGATCTGTTAACCCTCCAACAAGACATCAGCACGCATTCCTTGTCAGtcactcttttatttttattttttaccttaaTATCAGTTCGGAGCTTTTCATAATTGATATCAATTGGGTCTTTATCTCCATCTTCATTTCCACCTCTGAGAAGACTGTAAGCAACCTCAATATCAAGCAAGTTGTCCAACATCTGCACTTTAGCctgaataatttaaatattttactcGCATCACTGATGTTCACAATAACTCTACAACATTTCCAAATTATAAAAACATATGTGAAGCACAGGCACTGGCATTTAACAACATTgccttttaaatatatatttatatataatacaCATGTTCAcgcacatatatacacatacattatatctatttttatgtttcttctgAAACCTTATATACAATCTTCATATGTAAACAGATAtataaacaaaccaaaaaaaatcagatatcCTGAAAAACCCACAAGCTTAACCTCATAAAAGCAGGGAATTGAAATAATTGCTCACAATTCCTGAATTTGGTGTCTGGTATCAGGCCTGTTGCCTGCAAACAGCATACTATTTCTAGCAATTACCTGGATGTATTCTAAGTTACTGAGAAGAGGTGGTTTCTTCATCCCAAAGTCATGAGGGATCAGCGTATAGAAACGGTTTGAGAGGTCCAGGATCTGGGATTCCGAACCACCGTCAGAAACTGCCTATACAAGACAACAAGCAGAAAATTACTGAGTAGGCCAGAATATGGTTCCACAGCAACAGGTGCACATAGGATACTTGAGGACAgataaacagaagcagcaataGAAATCATTTCAATCCTGAAAGTCCTGAAGGAGTAAAAGGAGTAGCTTTAACCAATTCTTTTGCACATAGCAAGTCTCAGGGCTTGCTCAGAAAAAATCTAATGCAAAATAAAGGGGTGTGTGCGTGTGCTCAGAAAGGTACtctaaaaatggaaataagaaCTTCCTTTAATCAATCCTTCCCCAAGGTGCCCATgactaaagaaataaagaagaacaaCAGCATATGCTGATATGCTTTTGCAAGCTCTTTCAGGCAATACTCTGCAGTGATTCTTGGAATGGCCCATATCATGATGTGTAAATACAGTAGTCATCAAGCCAGATTCTTCCCTGAGTCAACTGCTTCTACTCTCATGTTCAAATAGATTCTCTGGGGTGGCAACACCAACTCCATTTGCTCAATTGCCATTTCTGGCAGTAGCAAGTCTGTCACAGCCTGAAGTTTGTGACACAAAAGCTTGAAGTAGGTATAAGCACTACCTAAAAtttgaaagataaaaacacagcttAAACTTTCACAACAACAAAGATGATTAACTAGAACATCATGGAAACCACATGCTTCATAAGAGCAGCTCAGATCTTCACGCAAATCTGTACTCATTTGCACTTCAACAAAAAGGCTTTCCCCCGCTCCCTTTTAAGACAGAAATATGCACCCTCCTCCTATTGTCTCTTAAATTatgcaaaataaagagaaacCTCCAGCAAACCTACACTGCTCACCATTCAACCCCATTCCAAACCCACAACCACCAAATTCCCCATCTCAGTCACACTCACCTGCTGAACCTCATTAAGGATGGAGTACGCACTTTGGATCTGTCGCTTGCTCAGTTTCCCCAGTGGCATCTTCTGCAGGTCAATCTGATAAAGTTGTGAACAATTAAAACAGGATTTCACTACACTGAAACTGTTGCAACACTGTCTGTCTGGTTTCCAGGGAACAATTCTCTCCAGATTTGttcacacaaagaaaagaaacagttcagACTTGGTATTAATCAAGCAATAGTATCAGAAAGACAGTGCTTGCTACAGAAAAGATGTTCTATAAACAAAGCAATGAAGCAACAGTAGACCAGACATGCATGGCAGAGTAACACAAAATGCATCCTAGGTGTCTGACAGGGATTTTAGCATTAACCGACTGTCAGAGGTGCTCCTGAGTCACTGTGGTAAGTATACATTTCAGGCTAACAATGAAGcaatatgaaagaaagaattcttGCTCATAAGAACTTCTGTATACCTACACACAACACAGTGTCTGGCTTGTATTAAAACAACCAACCGGCAGGATCTCTGCTCTTTCAATGCAAGGAGAGATACTACCAGACTGATCTGTAGTAGtgtgaaggaaagaaggatGGATGAAAAGAGGGTATCGTTAgaacaaatgagaaataaaacaacaacaaacaaaatctaTAGTTCGGTCTAGTTCACAAGGAGATGTGATACAGACATTCCCTACTGTAGAACAAAGAACACACTCATGTGCATCGTAACTAAGTTACTACTTCCACTGCTTGTCAAACCCTGGTCAGACTCCTGCCCTTATTCAATGCTGATCTAAAACTAGCAGTGACTTCTGCAAAGTATGATACCCTGGACTGCAAAGAACTTACTTCAGGATGTGCAGGTACGATAGATAGAGAAAGGGAAGTTATAATCGAGACACATGCATGTGTATAGTCACCTCAAATTCCACCATGGCTTTCTTCATGCTTTCCACATCAAAAATCATCTTAATAAGGTCCTGGATTGGCTTAGCAAGCTTTGATTTAGTCCCAGCACTCACTGTCAGTTTCCTGACAGCTTCTTCAtcctgggaagaaaatgtagtACCAGAATTAGTGAAATCACAAAGGAAAAGGTGACAGACTGGCTGCCATGGTAACTAATTTAAACCAATTTAATGTACGCATGATATTACTAGCCTGAAGTTCATAGGAAGCGTTGGATGCTGGTCTGACTTTGTGGAGCAAAGCTGCTTCAAAAAATGTGCCTGTTCAGTAATTGGGCAGAAGTGTTTCAAGAGGCGGCATTGTAAAATAAAGGTAGAATTAAGGGAATTGAACTGTGTGCACCTCTGCTGTAACTCAAGCAGCCGTATTAACTCGTTCTGCAAGGTTTTGGTGCAGAGATCatggcataaaaaaaaaaagaatgcttatttcattgttttataACAACACAGAGATACAATAATTAGTTTCGGTACGTTTGTATAATAAAAATGGCCACCAGTGAGTACACGCATCATCAGTTAGAAGCAATACGTCCTAGGAATTTTCCTGGGTAGTGTGTTTCATCCATAAAGCATCTGCCAGATGCTTCAGTGCCATCGCACACCGCAGTATAACAGTTTCCTGCTGCAATATTCAaatttccagaaagaaagctAAGCATTGACTGCTTCACACTGAAAGATGACATCTAGTAACATGGctacagaaaaaatacaatGGCTTCAAAACCTCTGATGTCGTTATAGCTATTAGCAGCATTCAGCTATGTCACCTAAAAATAGTCTAAGTTATGGGTATGTCTTTATACAAGTACATAAACTCCCAACGGGCAGAAGGAATAGAATTCCTATTTAGTATAGCTGTCTAAATAGCCAAATCCTACTGgtaacaaatattttctccttctcagcTTGCTCAACATAGACACTGAGCACTGGGATGCATTAAGATTCACTTCACCATTTGGGAGAATTTTGAATGCAGAAAATAGATGTgtctattttaaataaaacaaaatgggGATCTTGTGAAATGACGGCTTACTTCATCTCAAATTAACTTCTGTAAGATTACACAGAGTAAACAAGAATAATTGTCCCCCCTGCAGTCTCCTTGCTATGCTTACCATAATAATTTGTGTAGCAAAACCCCTGCACTTCATCCCTTTGTTTGTTAAAGTGTCAATGAGCACAGAAGAGTTACAGGAAAGCAGCTGAGATATGTTCCACCTGGCACAGAGACACTTAACAGTTACCTGTCCATAATCTATTTCCAGTGGGTAGAATTTTTTGGGATATTTGGTGAAGTTCTTTGAATGCCAAGAATTGCCAGTTTTTTCTTCATACAAATTGAGGAAGTGTTCAACAGCATCTTCTTTTGATGGCATCTGTTCCAGCTTGTTACTCCCAATGACAGTGCCCACACGACCCCAGGATCTGAACACCCAGTACCTAGAGAAGCGAAACCCAAGAAAAAAGCAGATGTAAAGGTTCTGGCTCTATAGACCTCAGTCCAAATGAAACCGATTCTGCAACTGTGAATCAGCCATTTGCATGTTGTTAATTTAAGGAGACATCCTGcaagaaagcaacagaagagCCACCACAGCATCTATGTCCAATAACAGGTGTAAAGAACACCTGCTGTAAACACACCAGATGTACAGCACTGAAGATAAATGCACACAcagcaagagagaaaaggggaaagaaaaaaagaggctaTTACCACTTGAGTCAATATTTTACAAACACACATCTTCAGACTTTTCAGTTCAcgtatttggggaaaaaaaacaacaaaacaacacacagacTTAAGCCAAGGATTCAAAGTCACAGAGTTCAGATTCTTAGGACAGAAGAAATAACTGAAGTATCTGTTTTACTAACATTAACTTGGGTAAGCTTCAGTGATCAATTTTTCCAACTAGGTGTTGAGATCCCTTCATGTACTGAATCCAGATCCAAACTCTGGATTGCAGATGCAGATACAAACACCAAATACAGAAGCTAGCAACATCCCTCTCAATTTCCGCATCTGTTATCAGAAGTGCAACCACTGGACAGACCCACCACATTTGATGACATTCACCTCCTGACCCCTTCACTACATTTTGCTAGGCCTCAGTACCTCTATAGGTCAGAACTACACTGTAGTATTAAGAGACAGAATCTGATTTTGTTTCCCAAGATCATAGCTCTgcaattaaaagacaaaattaagTTGGAGAATATGGGGAAGTCTCCCAACATCACAGATCTTGAGTGGGCTCCTGGATGTCAGAACAGAAAAACCTTCTGAATTTTCATGGGCTGCTGTCAGTCACAGAGCACTGAGACCCTCTTATCTTCTTAGGACTGGGTTAATTGAATATCCATTGTATGCACCTCACTCATCCCAGGATGCACAAATGAATTCAAATACAATTCAACTCCCCCTTAGCTCCTCCcaccttttaaaacaaacatatcTATCTATCCATAACTCCTTACAGCAacattttacttatttcttccttttgtaaaaGCCAAAAATCCGGAactcagtaggaaaaaaaaaaaagtgaacaaagTCATTTCTGGGGAAAACTGAACTCACCTGCTCTCTCTGTCATCCTCTAGCAGCTGCAGTTTGTAATAGGAATTTGTTCCTTTCACAATATCCACCAGGCCAAGAGTTGCACTGAAAATCTTCCCACCTTTTTCAAAGACATGAGCAGAATCCTCCAAACCTACAAAGAAGGCACAGAATTAGAACAGAGAGGTTGCCATTTTAGGTTTCTTTTTTACATTCACGTTCATCAAGATGCTTCAAAATCGCAAAAAAATTATCAAAATATCAGAAAGAAGAGTGGTAACATGCTCAGTAAAATCTACTTGAGTCTTACTTTTCAACACACTGCAGGTACACGCCTTCAGGTGCACTGAAATGAACCTCAACCCTAGCCTGAGAAAAATTGTACACTTGAGAAAGGGCAACCTGGAGTCTAACACTGAACACTGTGTGACTGGCTAGAAGAATTCTCAAGAGAGACGTAGCTTTACAGGtgtcacattaaaaaatagaCTGAAAAAATGAAGGCTGGCCTTGGTTGCAATATAAACTCAAAGGACAGCAGTACAAATTTTAAGGACAATGCTTGTACATTATCAATTTGGAGAGCAGCATCAGTTGCTCCTGCTCAAAGTGTCCTGAGGCAAATGCTTATGCCAGACACTTGCTGCTAAGCCTTTATCCACTCCTCCAACATGCTGCTGAAGCTGAAAAACGCACATAGTTTAGTTTAAATGAACCACCTGAAAGGTGCACTGGAATATCCTAGAATATCCAAGCTTTAAAGTGTCAATCAATAGCCTTCTTTTGATAGTGAGAAAAGCTATCTCAAGAATTCGACTTCCTTTTACAGCACCCTTAATTTTTACATCAATGACTGCCAACCCTTTTACTTCCACAGAAAGATAAGAATAAGAATACTGCTAACAAACCACACATCCTAAAGACTCTGGTGCAGGCTCAGCTATTGTTCTCACTTACCAGAATCAGGATCTACTGCTGCTCCACCTTTAACTGttagcttcattttcttttcagacttGCTAGGTCCTGCAGGgataagaagttatttttcctaCACAGGAAATACAGTTTGACTTGATTCAAGATATAAATTCTCAATTTGCATAATTATTACCTTAATGAGGCTTCAAATCAGATTCCCAATACAATACCACCAGCACTTTAATGGCTTTCTACCTGCCTTTAGCAGCTAATTCACAGCTGCCTCCCCccacaaggaaatgaaaaccaagATCTCCCCAGATAACATCTACCTTCCTTCCTCCTGACCCCAATATCATTTTTCCAACTACATGATATAAGGTCGTGTTTGTGGTTGTATTGAAGTGGGATTTTAAAACTTCACAGGGCACGTGGGACATTCAGTACTCACGCAGATCCTGCTACTGTTAAGTCTGGCAAtaacacaaaactgaacaacAAAAGCTAAAAGCCTGAGAGCTACGGAAAAGAAGTTCAGCATATCTGATGTTTTTATTCACGTTCCAGCATGAATAATGCAAGCTTGCTGTGGCAGTTGTGAAGACTACTGCACGGTGGCGATGGGCTGACAGttgaactacatgatcttactggtctttttcaaccttaatgattctatgattctaaaagtGCCACTGAGACAGAAGCTGTCAAGAGATAACTTCATACTCACTAAAACCTCATCTTACCTAAAGcttcattatttaaaatttactatgagggaggaaaaaaaaaacaaacagtgagaGAACTCTAGGAAAGGATGAGGCTGGACTATACCCAGATTTCCTTTGTGCACACAGAGCACTAAACAGGCCCCTGGAGAAACAACAACTTCATTCTTCACCTTGTTCTTCTTTGACCTTCCCAGCACTCTTCATATTTGGGGGCTTGCTGCACTTCCCATCCACCGCCACCTCCTGGTGCTCTGTTTTCACCTCTGCACCCCAAGGTGAAATGGCATGGAGAGAGAGAAGCTCCTGAAAGCTCTTGCTGGAAGATTTCACATCCTTAAGAAACTCCTCTGAGACCACACGAACTTTGGCATCCTTCACTTCTTCCATCTTCTTGCTCATTTTCTCCACCTCCTCTGCAGaggcaggaaagggaagaaaacaagcaaacaaaaaatagtgAGATTTCAAGACTTCAGCCTTGACTTCTGACAACAATTCAGGACTGTGAAAAACTCTGAGGGGATGCATTTCTACCACATACAAACCTGCAGACTGGACTAAAGCAGGAACACTTAAATTTTACTTGACTGATCCAACCTTTATGGCACAACCCACGATTATTTTCTGCTAGGTGAGTAAAACTGAACCaactcacattttcttttacttttccatGACCACACGCATGTGTAAACACACTCCCTAACCCAAACACTGACCCACAAGGAGCTCTAATCAAATACATGCATCCAATGCTACCAGTGACCGCCCCAAGGCTGCTCACTCTGTGTGCTGATGCACAGGGTGGCCTTGTTAGCTGTTGTTGTCATCTTTCCTCCCAACTCCTCCACAATATTCTTCACTTCCTCCTTGTTCTTGGACAGCTTTCCGAGAGTCAAGATCTTCATGTTGGTCAGTGGTTTGTCTAGaagttcagaaacaaaacagtacaTTAGCAACAAACAGAGTCTGCCATACAAATAATAAGCACAAAGAGACAGCATCCCACACACAGAACaatcagcacagcctgcagggagaTAAGCCCAAGCAGGTCTGACTAATGAGTGGGAGAAAGCTCCCGTTCTCTAAGGGAGATGACAAAGCGCAGCACACACAACAAACAGAATGAatggaaggctggaaaagatgcATGTGTGGGCACATTATTTGCTTGCAtttagggatttttttgttttcgtTTTATATTTTAAGTCTGCTTCAGAACTGTCTACTAGTGACTTTGCTCAGCTTCCCTCTTCCTCTGATGACTGGACAGCATGAAAGGTCCTGCCTCTTcaaaaggaagagctggagTCTTTGAAGAGTCTTTGAAGAGCTGGAGAAAGTTTGTTTCTCAAACAACAGCATTCTCACACATTACAATAAAACTGAGTCTTGGTTTTACGGACAGTTCAAAGCTGGAAGCTGGCCGAATCATGCAAGCCCCATAACAACATGGAAGCTGACATTACTGGGGATCCTGGATGCTCCCCAGGAAACCAAGTCAGACAGTATTTCACAGCAGGTCTTACTTGGGACGTAGGCCTTTAACTTTCTGATTCATTGCAAACACACCATCAAGAAATACTCAAAATGAGTtgtcataaaaacaaacaaacaaacaacaacaacaacccaatAATcacacacacatgaaaaaacagaaagatccCAAGCACATGTGCCCAGAGAGCCAGAAAAGGATCTTCCTTTGCTAAGAAGAGGAAACACATGACACTCTGCAATTGTTTCTCACAGGAGAGCTCAGACTGCTCAGGGgtaagagaaaagcaaacagcaggcCTGTCCAAGGGAGCCCTTTTGGATAGGAATGGCAACACATATCAGCTTGAACTCCACTGACCTTGGGGTGCAGAGAGAGCCTCTGTCAAAGGAGCAGATGCAGATGGAGGTGGCGCAGAGTTGACAGTTGCAGCCTCAGGAGGGAATATCCTGTCCTGCTTCTTACACTTAAATTTTTTGAGATATGGAATTTCACGAAATTCCTGTGAGACAGAATcacacagttttaaa
This region of Excalfactoria chinensis isolate bCotChi1 chromosome 3, bCotChi1.hap2, whole genome shotgun sequence genomic DNA includes:
- the PARP1 gene encoding poly [ADP-ribose] polymerase 1, giving the protein MAEPGEKPYRAEYAKSGRAACKKCGESIAKDSLRLALMVQSPMFDGKVPHWHHYSCFWKRARIVSHTDIDGFPELRWEDQEKIKKAIESGGPGGGKGGDQEGGGKADKSLTDFAAEYAKSNRSTCKGCEQKIEKGQIRISKKMVHPEKPQLGMIDNWYHPDCFVSRRAELGFLPAYGATQLLGFSILKAEDKETLKKQLPATKTEGKRKGEEVDGNVIAKKKSRKEKEKESKQEKQLKEQTELIWGIKDELRKVCSTNDLKELLIANKQEVPSGENAILDRVADGMAFGALLPCEECKGQFVFKSDAYYCSGDITAWTKCVAKTQTPNRKDWVIPKEFREIPYLKKFKCKKQDRIFPPEAATVNSAPPPSASAPLTEALSAPQDKPLTNMKILTLGKLSKNKEEVKNIVEELGGKMTTTANKATLCISTQKEVEKMSKKMEEVKDAKVRVVSEEFLKDVKSSSKSFQELLSLHAISPWGAEVKTEHQEVAVDGKCSKPPNMKSAGKVKEEQGPSKSEKKMKLTVKGGAAVDPDSGLEDSAHVFEKGGKIFSATLGLVDIVKGTNSYYKLQLLEDDRESRYWVFRSWGRVGTVIGSNKLEQMPSKEDAVEHFLNLYEEKTGNSWHSKNFTKYPKKFYPLEIDYGQDEEAVRKLTVSAGTKSKLAKPIQDLIKMIFDVESMKKAMVEFEIDLQKMPLGKLSKRQIQSAYSILNEVQQAVSDGGSESQILDLSNRFYTLIPHDFGMKKPPLLSNLEYIQAKVQMLDNLLDIEVAYSLLRGGNEDGDKDPIDINYEKLRTDIKVVDKDSEEAKIIKQYVKNTHAATHNAYDLKVVEIFRIEREGESQRYKPFKQLHNRQLLWHGSRTTNFAGILSQGLRIAPPEAPVTGYMFGKGIYFADMVSKSANYCHTSQADPIGLILLGEVALGNMYELKNASHITKLPKGKHSVKGLGKTAPDPTATTTLDGVEVPLGNGISTGINDTCLLYNEYIVYDVAQVNLKYLLKLKFNYKTSLW